DNA from Streptosporangiales bacterium:
CATTTGATCCTGCGACACGTGTCCGAACCCGACCACGTCTGGGCATGGTCAACCTGGCGTCGACGACGCCAACACCAAGCCCGAACCAGCCACTATCGCACCCGCGGCCACCCACCCCATGTGCCGTTGCAGTACTAGGGGTCGATGTCGTCGGCGACCGCGCGCAGCACCGTGGCGAGTCGCTTCGCGGTGCGGTTGTCCGGGTGCTTGCCGCGCCGGTAGCTGCCTTCGACGTCGTCGAGCATCTTGATCAGGTCCTCGACGATCACGCCCATCTCGTCGGGCTTCTTCCGCTGCCCCTTCGCCACCGAAGGCGCGGCGTCGAGCAACCGCAGTGACAGCGCCTGCTGGCCACGCTTACCCTCGGCCACCCCGAACTCGACCCGTTGCCCAGGACGTAGCGACGTGACGTCGGCCGGAAGTGCCGACGAGTGCACGTACACGTCGCCGCCGTCGTCTCGGGTCACGAAGCCGAAACCCTTGTCACGGTCGTAGAACCTGACCTTGCCAGTGGGCACCGGTGTCACTCGTCCTCTCGTTGCTGCCGCGCCAGCGTAGCGCCTCAGGCCAGTAATTCGTTCATGGCGCCGGACCGGAAGCCGCGCTCGTCCACCTCGACCCGGTCGAACCCGGCGGCGGTGACGGCGGACACGCATCCGGTCGACGCCGCGACGACCGGCACCTGTGCGGGATCGACCTCGACCCTGGCGTGATCGCCGAGGTCACGGACACGGAGATTCCGCACCGGGATGCCTTCCGTAGCCAGCGCCTCACGTAGCGCAGCTTCGGCGCGTTCGACCCTGGCCAACCTGGCCGACGTGATGCGCACCCCGTACGCCACCCGGCTGGACAGGCACGCGGCGGCCGGCTTGTCCCACGTCGACAGGCCCATCCGCCGGCTCGCCGCACGTACCTGCGCCTTGCTGAGGCCGGCGTCGCGCAACGGGGTGCTGGCCCCGCGCTGTGCCGCGGCCTTGATCCCCGGCCGGAACGGGTCGACGGCGTCGTCCGCGTTGGTGCCGGTGACCACGTGCGCCATGCCGTACTGCTCGGCCAGCGGGGTGAGCACCTCGAGCAGCTCGGCCTTGCAGAAGTAGCAGCGGTCGCCGGCGTTGGCCTGGTAGCCCTCCCGGCTGATCTCGTCGGTGGCGGGCAGGACGTGCCGCACGCCCAAGCTGGCGGCGAACTCCGCGGCCGCCGTACGTTCCGCGTTCGGCAGGCTGCCGGACACCGCCGTGGCGGCCAGCACGTGGTCGGCGCCGAGCGCGTCGACGGCGGCCGCGAGCACGAACGCGGAGTCGGCACCGCCGGAGAACGCCACCACGACGCTGCCAAGCGTTCGCAGCTGCTCGGTCAACGCCTGCAACCGGGTGTCGAGCACGTGCTCGACCAGCCAGTCGCCGAACCCGGTGAGATCGTCCAGCAACACGTCCGCACCCTCGGGGAGCACGCCACCGGTACGTACTCCGACCGCAACGGCGTCGGCCGCCCGGGCGGCACGGACGTCGCCGGGGTGGTCGCCGACGTAGACGGTGCCGCCGCGCTCACGCAGTGCCTCCCCCTTCGCCTCCGCCCACGCCTGGCCGACGACCTCGTCCACGTCCAGCCCGAGGTGCTGCAGCGTGGCCTCCGCGCTCGGCGCGTGCTTCGCGGTGATGACCACGACCCTGCCGCCGAGCCGGTGCACCGCATCGACGGCGTCGGCCGCGCCAGGCAGCGCGGTGGTCGCTGGGATCGCCAGCTCGTACATCGAGCGGTAGCTGGTGACGGCCTCGTCGACCTGGTCGGCGGGGAACCACTGGGCGGCCTCCCACTCCAGCGGCGGGCCGAGCCGGCCGATCACGGTCTCCACGTCGATGTACACGCCGGTGCGCGCGGACAGCTCCCGCCAGATCCTGGCGATGCCGGCGCGCGCGTCGGCCAGCGTCATGTCGAGGTCGAAACCGACGACGAGTGGTGGTTGCTCTGGCACGGTGCCAGCCTATGCGCCAGCCGACGACTGTGCGGCCAGGGAATCGGCCGCCGACCGATTCACCTGGCCGAACACGTGGCGTTCGTCACGTCCTGGGGGCACAATGGCGGCCGTGGC
Protein-coding regions in this window:
- a CDS encoding cold-shock protein — its product is MPTGKVRFYDRDKGFGFVTRDDGGDVYVHSSALPADVTSLRPGQRVEFGVAEGKRGQQALSLRLLDAAPSVAKGQRKKPDEMGVIVEDLIKMLDDVEGSYRRGKHPDNRTAKRLATVLRAVADDIDP
- the larE gene encoding ATP-dependent sacrificial sulfur transferase LarE, with translation MTLADARAGIARIWRELSARTGVYIDVETVIGRLGPPLEWEAAQWFPADQVDEAVTSYRSMYELAIPATTALPGAADAVDAVHRLGGRVVVITAKHAPSAEATLQHLGLDVDEVVGQAWAEAKGEALRERGGTVYVGDHPGDVRAARAADAVAVGVRTGGVLPEGADVLLDDLTGFGDWLVEHVLDTRLQALTEQLRTLGSVVVAFSGGADSAFVLAAAVDALGADHVLAATAVSGSLPNAERTAAAEFAASLGVRHVLPATDEISREGYQANAGDRCYFCKAELLEVLTPLAEQYGMAHVVTGTNADDAVDPFRPGIKAAAQRGASTPLRDAGLSKAQVRAASRRMGLSTWDKPAAACLSSRVAYGVRITSARLARVERAEAALREALATEGIPVRNLRVRDLGDHARVEVDPAQVPVVAASTGCVSAVTAAGFDRVEVDERGFRSGAMNELLA